A DNA window from Pyrus communis chromosome 3, drPyrComm1.1, whole genome shotgun sequence contains the following coding sequences:
- the LOC137729148 gene encoding UV-B-induced protein At3g17800, chloroplastic-like has product MDHCLALSSLKLRVTPAFAPSRPAVQSRTANRFFRPLTVVAGAGASHCEFSSLNSPLDPRTRPGKDLCTVLQNHPQLFHLAVAQELKKLADDRELALSRASLSAASHEACLHRRIAQLKEQECETVVEDVMYLLVFYKFSEIKVHLVPKLSRCIYNGRMEIWPSKDWELESLYSMDVLEMIREHVSTVIGLKANSSVTDNWAVTTITRQTLGQAYVASILYGYFLKSASLRHSLDHILTLESQDLHMSHRTSLQFQEMCPNGNKNLLFGRIGNIQTKFQGPSRQEKTDGKLRCYVMGFGPDTIQRCAKLRSKVAVNLIKNHCCALFGDDGSMGLPETDEVISTSYSSLKRLVLEAVAFGSFLWDTEECIETIYELKSN; this is encoded by the exons ATGGACCATTGTCTCGCCCTCTCATCCCTCAAGCTCCGCGTAACCCCGGCCTTCGCTCCTTCCCGCCCCGCCGTCCAATCGCGGACCGCCAATCGGTTCTTCAGGCCGTTGACCGTCGTCGCCGGAGCCGGGGCGAGCCACTGCGAGTTCAGCAGCCTCAACTCGCCGCTCGACCCGCGGACCCGACCCGGAAAGGACCTCTGCACCGTTTTGCAGAATCATCCGCAGCTGTTCCATCTTGCGGTCGCTCAGGAGTTGAAGAAGTTGGCCGATGATCGGGAACTCGCTCTCTCGCGTGCGTCTCTCAGCGCCGCCTCTCATGAGGCCTGCCTTCATAG GAGGATTGCACAACTGAAGGAGCAGGAGTGTGAGACTGTTGTCGAAGATGTCATGTACCTGTTAGTCTTTTACAAGTTTTCTGAGATCAAAGTTCATTTGGTTCCGAAGCTTTCTAGATGCATCTACAATGGGAGAATGGAGATATGGCCTTCAAAGGATTGGGAGCTAGAGTCCCTTTACAGCATGGACGTTTTGGAGATGATAAGGGAACATGTAAGCACAGTCATTGGCTTGAAGGCAAATTCTAGCGTCACAGACAATTGGGCAGTGACAACGATCACACGTCAAACACTTGGTCAAGCATATGTGGCTTCCATCTTATACGGTTACTTTCTGAAATCTGCCTCATTGAGACACAGCCTGGACCACATTCTAACTTTGGAAAGCCAAGACCTTCATATGAGTCACAGAACCTCCCTTCAGTTTCAGGAAATGTGTCCTAATGGAAACAAAAATCTTCTCTTTGGCCGCATTGGCAACATTCAAACGAAGTTTCAAGGGCCAAGTAGGCAGGAGAAGACAGATGGAAAGTTGAGATGTTATGTGATGGGGTTTGGTCCTGATACAATTCAGAGATGCGCAAAACTGAGATCCAAGGTGGCTGTGAATTTAATTAAGAATCACTGTTGTGCACTCTTCGGCGATGATGGGAGCATGGGTTTGCCTGAGACCGATGAAGTTATCTCAACTTCATATTCAAGTCTGAAGAGGCTAGTTTTGGAGGCTGTCGCCTTTGGTTCGTTCCTCTGGGACACTGAAGAATGCATTGAGACAATATATGAGCTTAAGTCGAACTAA
- the LOC137728341 gene encoding chloroplast envelope quinone oxidoreductase homolog, translated as MAAKLMHAVQYESYGGGPSGLKTSFPRLKYYELFHDLCIFDAFKSSAVVDVLTLDGSYEGTVTDVAGEIVEVGQDVQKSKVGDKVVAILPYGDGGGLAEYAAVSETSTALRPPEVSAAEGSGLPMAGLTALQALTEAAGIKLDGTGQHKNVLITGASGGVGLYAVQLAKLGNTHVTATCGTRNIELVKSLGADEVLDYNTPDGAALRSPSDRKYDFVIHSASSEIPWSIFKPNLSERGLVIDLTPGASSLFTFVLKITFSKKKMVPLMINAKAENLDCLVKLVKEGKLKTVIDSKHPLSKAEDAWAKRLNSQCTGKIIVEP; from the exons ATGGCAGCAAAGCTTATGCATGCGGTTCAGTACGAAAGCTATGGCGGAGGACCTTCTGGTTTAAag ACATCTTTCCCTAGGTTGAAGTATTATGAGTTGTTTCATGATTTATGCATATTCGATGCCTTCAAGTCTTCGGCAGTAGTTGATGTGTTAACTTTGGATGGTTCATATGAGGGGACAGTTACCGATGTGGCTGGAGAGATTGTAGAAGTTGGACAAGACGTCCAAAAGTCCAAAGTAGGTGACAAAGTTGTGGCAATACTCCCATATGGT GATGGAGGTGGATTGGCTGAGTATGCTGCAGTAAGTGAGACCTCGACAGCGCTGAGGCCGCCTGAAGTTTCAGCGGCTGAAGGTTCAGGCCTACCAATGGCTGGCCTCACAGCTCTCCAGGCTCTAACCGAAGCCGCAGGTATCAAGTTGGATGGAACTGGTCAACATAAGAACGTACTCATCACCGGTGCCTCTGGTGGAGTTGGTCTCTACGCAGTCCAGCTAGCAAAGCTCGGAAACACTCATGTAACAGCTACTTGTGGAACAAGAAACATTGAATTGGTAAAGAGCTTAGGGGCAGACGAGGTCCTTGACTACAACACACCTGATGGGGCAGCCCTAAGGAGCCCATCAGATCGGAAATATGATTTCGTAATCCACAGCGCATCGTCAGAAATTCCTTGGTCGATTTTCAAGCCAAATTTGAGCGAAAGAGGGCTGGTTATAGACCTTACTCCGGGTGCAAGTTCATTGTTCACTTTTGTTCTGAAGATCACTTTCTCCAAGAAGAAGATGGTGCCGCTGATGATAAATGCAAAGGCTGAGAACCTGGATTGTCTTGTGAAGTTGGTGAAGGAAGGAAAGCTCAAGACGGTGATCGACTCGAAGCATCCTCTGAGCAAGGCTGAAGATGCTTGGGCTAAGAGACTCAATAGCCAATGCACAGGGAAGATCATTGTGGAGCCTTAA
- the LOC137729044 gene encoding chloroplast envelope quinone oxidoreductase homolog, producing MAAKLMHAVQYDSYGGGAAGLKHVEVPIPAPKKNEVLLKLEAASLNPVDWKIQKGELRPLFPRKFPQIPVTDVAGEVVEVGQGAKKFKVGDRVVVLLSHFSGGGLAEFAVSNQRLMVARPPEVSAAQGACLPVAGLTAHQALTQCAGIKLDGTGQNKNILITAASGGVGHYAVQLAKLGNNHVTATCGARNVELVKSLGADEVLDYKTEDGAALKSPSGRKYDFVINCAKGIPWSTFEPSLSAKGKVIDIAPTTSSFTTFVVKKLTFSKKQLVPLLMIPKGANLECLVSFVKEKKLKAVIDSTHSLSKAEDAWVKSIEGHATGKIILEL from the exons ATGGCGGCGAAGCTTATGCATGCGGTTCAGTACGACAGCTATGGCGGAGGAGCAGCTGGTTTGAAG CATGTTGAGGTTCCGATTCCCGCCCCGAAGAAGAATGAGGTTTTGCTGAAATTGGAAGCAGCTAGTCTCAATCCAGTTGATTGGAAAATTCAGAAAGGCGAGCTGCGGCCTCTTTTCCCCAGAAAATTCCCTCAAATACCTG TAACTGATGTGGCCGGAGAGGTTGTAGAAGTTGGACAAGGTGCCAAAAAGTTCAAAGTCGGAGACAGAGTTGTTGTACTGCTCAGCCATTTC AGTGGTGGAGGACTGGCTGAGTTTGCTGTAAGTAATCAGAGATTAATGGTTGCTAGGCCACCTGAAGTTTCAGCCGCCCAAGGCGCATGCTTACCTGTTGCTGGCCTCACGGCTCACCAAGCACTCACTCAATGTGCAGGGATCAAGCTTGACGGAACAGGTCAAAATAAGAACATATTGATTACTGCTGCCTCTGGAGGCGTGGGACATTATGCAGTCCAACTAGCAAAGCTCGGAAATAATCACGTTACAGCCACATGTGGAGCGCGTAATGTCGAATTGGTCAAGAGCTTAGGGGCAGATGAGGTTCTTGACTACAAGACGGAGGATGGGGCAGCTCTAAAGAGCCCGTCTGGACGAAAATATGATTTCGTAATCAACTGTGCAAAAGGCATTCCTTGGTCAACTTTTGAGCCTAGTTTGAGTGCAAAAGGGAAGGTTATAGACATTGCTCCGACTACGAGTTCTTTCACTACTTTTGTCGTGAAGAAACTCACCTTCTCAAAGAAGCAGCTGGTGCCACTGCTCATGATTCCCAAGGGTGCGAACCTGGAGTGTCTTGTTAGCTTCGTGAAGGAAAAGAAACTCAAGGCAGTGATCGACTCGACGCATTCTCTGAGCAAGGCTGAAGATGCTTGGGTTAAGAGTATCGAGGGCCATGCTACAGGGAAGATCATTTTGGAGCTTTAA
- the LOC137729042 gene encoding chloroplast envelope quinone oxidoreductase homolog codes for MANEIMHAVQYDSYGGGPSGLKHVEVPIPNPSKDEVLLKVEAASLNPFDWKVQKGMLWPFLPSRFPNIPGTDVVGEVVKVGPGVKNFKAGDKVVAMVNPRNGGGLAELAVTRKSLTVARPPEVSAATAVGLPVAGLTAHQALVQPAGIKLDGSGQQANILITAASGGVGLYAVQLAKLGNTHVTATCGARNIELVKSLGADEVIDYKTPEGAALKSPSGRKYDAVIHCATGIPWSTFEPNLSANGKVIDITPTLSSVASFALKKLTFSKKQLVPLLLSPKADNLDYLVKLVKEGKLKTIIDSKYPLAKAEGAWAKSMDGHATGKIIVEP; via the exons CATGTTGAAGTTCCGATTCCAAATCCGAGCAAAGATGAGGTGTTGCTGAAGGTGGAGGCAGCCAGTCTAAACCCATTTGATTGGAAAGTTCAGAAAGGCATGCTGTGGCCTTTTTTGCCTAGCAGGTTTCCGAACATACCGG GTACCGATGTGGTAGGAGAGGTTGTAAAGGTAGGCCCTGgagtaaaaaatttcaaagctgGTGACAAAGTTGTTGCAATGGTTAACCCTCGT AATGGAGGTGGACTAGCTGAACTTGCCGTGACAAGGAAGAGTTTGACTGTTGCAAGGCCACCGGAAGTTTCAGCAGCCACTGCTGTAGGATTACCCGTTGCTGGTCTCACAGCTCACCAGGCCCTTGTACAACCTGCAGGGATCAAGCTTGATGGAAGTGGTCAGCAAGCAAACATTCTGATCACAGCTGCTTCAGGTGGTGTAGGACTCTATGCGGTTCAACTAGCAAAACTCGGAAACACTCATGTTACAGCCACTTGTGGTGCCCGCAACATTGAACTGGTCAAGAGCCTAGGGGCTGATGAGGTTATTGACTATAAGACCCCAGAAGGTGCAGCTCTTAAGAGTCCATCCGGTCGAAAATATGATGCTGTGATCCACTGTGCAACAGGCATTCCTTGGTCAACTTTTGAGCCTAATTTGAGTGCGAACGGTAAGGTAATAGATATTACTCCCACCCTCAGTTCTGTGGCAAGCTTTGCATTGAAGAAACTTACCTTTTCCAAAAAGCAATTGGTGCCACTGCTCTTATCTCCCAAGGCCGATAACCTTGATTATCTTGTTAAGTTGGTGAAAGAAGGGAAGCTCAAGACGATAATTGACTCAAAGTATCCCCTGGCCAAGGCAGAGGGCGCTTGGGCTAAAAGCATGGATGGCCATGCTACTGGAAAGATAATTGTGGAGCCTTAG